A stretch of the Negativicoccus succinicivorans genome encodes the following:
- a CDS encoding hemolysin family protein yields the protein MDSDHPGWQIALLLILIIANGVFSATELAIVSAKKPRLAQRASQGDSGAKAALKIAQDPNQLFSTIQIGITAIGIITGMVGASTLSDPLAAALTPALGHYAQAVSLFLIMAVVTFLTLLIGELVPKRIAINSPESVASWVARPMNLFARINLPLVWFLTFSTTATLKLLGIKIKAEQPVTEEEIRFLLRQGARLGTFDADEPELIDRVFRLNDIPAEYIMTARPQLEWLDLAESEEALGAQLLRSTHTRLPVGYESLDDFRGIVQLRDLLLLRLHRPEMRWHALIAHCVTTPLYIPETLTLNKTLDLFRAKNAHEAIILDEYGSPEGMITLHDILEEILGAMPGSVAERIEERNRIVKRTPNSWLVDGLLPIEEFKEYFQITDALPKEGEDFYKTLGGFVIYLFGYLPKETEIISYRNMQFEVMDNDNYRVDKILVTKKAQGPDGEIKEA from the coding sequence ATGGACAGCGACCATCCCGGATGGCAAATCGCATTACTGTTAATTTTAATCATTGCAAACGGCGTTTTTTCCGCCACGGAACTCGCCATCGTCAGCGCGAAAAAGCCGCGTCTCGCCCAGCGCGCGAGCCAAGGTGACAGCGGCGCGAAAGCGGCTCTTAAAATCGCGCAGGACCCGAACCAATTATTTTCGACCATTCAAATCGGCATCACCGCGATCGGTATCATCACCGGTATGGTCGGTGCGTCCACCTTATCGGATCCCTTGGCCGCCGCGCTCACGCCGGCTCTGGGACACTACGCGCAAGCCGTCAGCCTCTTTTTGATCATGGCCGTCGTCACGTTCTTGACGCTGTTGATCGGCGAGCTCGTACCCAAACGCATCGCGATCAACTCGCCGGAAAGCGTGGCCAGCTGGGTCGCGCGTCCGATGAATCTTTTCGCGCGCATCAACCTTCCTTTAGTCTGGTTTCTGACGTTTTCCACCACGGCCACGTTGAAACTTCTCGGGATTAAAATCAAAGCGGAGCAACCGGTCACGGAAGAAGAAATTCGTTTTCTGCTTCGGCAGGGCGCCCGTCTCGGCACCTTTGACGCCGACGAACCCGAGCTCATTGATCGTGTCTTTCGCTTAAACGATATCCCCGCCGAATACATCATGACGGCGCGACCGCAGCTGGAATGGCTCGATCTCGCCGAAAGTGAAGAAGCGCTCGGCGCGCAACTGTTGCGCTCCACGCACACGCGCCTGCCCGTCGGCTACGAATCGCTGGACGATTTTCGCGGCATTGTTCAATTGCGCGATCTCTTGTTATTGCGTCTGCACCGCCCCGAAATGCGCTGGCACGCGCTCATCGCGCATTGCGTCACGACGCCTCTGTATATTCCCGAGACGCTTACCCTCAATAAAACGCTTGATCTCTTCCGCGCGAAAAACGCGCATGAGGCCATCATTTTGGACGAATACGGTTCGCCGGAAGGCATGATCACGCTGCACGATATTTTGGAAGAAATTTTGGGCGCGATGCCCGGCAGCGTCGCCGAACGTATCGAAGAACGCAACCGCATCGTCAAGCGCACACCGAATTCATGGCTCGTCGACGGACTGTTGCCGATCGAAGAATTTAAAGAGTATTTTCAAATCACCGACGCGCTTCCCAAAGAGGGCGAAGATTTTTACAAAACGCTCGGCGGTTTCGTTATCTATCTCTTCGGATATCTCCCAAAAGAAACCGAGATCATCTCGTATCGCAACATGCAGTTTGAGGTCATGGATAACGACAACTACCGCGTCGATAAAATCCTCGTCACCAAAAAAGCGCAGGGCCCCGACGGAGAAATTAAAGAAGCCTAG